AGCCCTCCCCTGCAGGAGTTCCTGCTCAGCGCTGCCGACATCCTGGACCTGCGCCTGCCCGTCAAACTGGTGGTGCTGgggtgagtctgtctgtctgtctgtctctgtgtctatctgtctgtctctgtgtctatctgtctgtctttctatctgtctgtctgtctgtctttctatatgtctgtctttctatctgtctttctatctgtctgtctgtctgtctgtctctgtgtctatctgtctgtctttctatctgtctgtctttctatctgtctgtctgtctttctatatgtctgtctttctatctgtctttctatctgtctgtctgtctttctatctgtctatctgtctgtctttctatttgtctgtgtgtctatccgtctgtctgtgtgtctatctgtccatccatccatctatgtTTATCCATTCAGCCTGtattgagactgtgtgtgtgtgccaggtccTACCAGGAGTCCAGCAGCAAGGTGACGGCAGACGGCGTGGTGGGGCTGACCCGGGCCTTCCTGGCAGCGGGGGCCCAGTGCGTCCTGGTGTCCCTGTGGCCCGTGCCCGTGGCTGCCTCCAAGGTGTTCGTCCACGCCTTCTACACTGCCCTGCTCAACGGCACCAAGGCTAGCGCCGCGCTGGCCGACGCCATGAAGACGGTCCAGAGCAGCAAGCAGTTCTCGCACCCCTCCAACTGGgcaggtgagacaggaagtgatagagacacaggaagtgatgacgatacaggaagtgatgagggaggggagataaGTCAGGGGTTGGAGGGAAACTAATCGGGTTTATTACTATAACCACACAATCCTTTCAAACGTAATTTAGGATTGGATAGTGAGAATATGATCTATAAtccaggggtgttcaatcctggtcctcgagagccccgtcctgcatgttttagatgtttccctgctccagcacacctgattcaaatgaatgggtaattatcaagctctgtggaagccgggtaatgaccattcatttgaatcaggtgtgctggagcagggaaacatctaaaacatgcaggacaggggcttTCGAGGACCAGGATCGAACACCCCTGCTATAATCTGTAAAAATAATCTACAATCATACATATGATAATAATCTGTGGTGCAGGAGTGGATTTGTGAGATCTGAATGTGAGTCCttgttcctctccttctcacagGGTACATGCTGATTGGTAACGACGTGAAGCTGAACAGTCCCTCGTCTCTGATTGGTCAAGCCCTGGCGGAGATCCTCCAGTATCCAGACAGAGCAAGAGATGCTCTCCGTGTCTTGCTGCATCTGGTGAGggacatgtgtacacacacacacacaaacacacacacactcctcctacacagctactcacctcccccccccctgccctcccctgtccCAGGTGGAGAAGTCCCTCCAGAGGATCCAGAACGGCCAGCGTAACTCCATGTACACGTCCCAGCAGAGCGTGGAAAACAAGGTGGGCGGAGTCCCAGGCTGGCAGGCCCTGCTGACCGCTGTGGGCTTCAGGCTGGACTCTGCAGGCCCCGGCATCCCTGCAGCCGTGTTCTTCCCCACGGCAGACCCAGGAGACAGGCTGCAGCACTGCAGCACCACCCTGCAGTCTCTGCTGGGTACGTACTGGGGGTCTGGTCTAGACTGAGGGTCTGGTCTAGACTGTACTGAGGGGTCTGGTCTAGACTGTACTGAGGGGTCTGGTCTAGTGTGTACTGGAGGGTCTGGTCTAGACTGTACTGGGGGTCTGGTCTAGACTGTACTGGGTAGATAGGTTAATAAACAAAGACTGGGATTAACAGATCTAGATTCAAATGTATAGCTTCTTGCTGTCACCGTGGCTACAGTGGATAGTGCTGGTGTTtctataacgtgtgtgtgtgtgtgttctacaggTCTGCCCCCCCCAGCGCTCCAGGCTCTGTGTAAACTCATCACTGCTTCCGAGGCCGGGGAGCAACTCATTAACAGGGTaggccccccacacacaccacacacacacacacactatccacaGCATACaaaccatccacacacacactacagcggacacaacacacagaccacCAGGTCTCAGGTTACACATGAAGGAGTCCAGCCTGCCGCTTTGAAAGGCCAGATCACGATCACGTGACCCCGTGGAGCCATCCGGACACGACCTGGTGATGCGGCGTATCTGGAGCGTGCGTGTGACGCACCCGGACCGCTAATCTCCCGCTGTAATCTGCATTGAAATGCAGCAACACAGCGTTCATCAAAGGTCTTTAAGCACAATCCCAGCTCTGTTTCCTTGCCCTCGTGACGGCCGAGGCTGTAaccccctcgtcctccacccATGGTCCAGTACAGCACGTCCCCATGCAGATATGACCGAGATGTCCCTGGTCCTTTTGGGACCTTCTCGACCCTGTTCTATGTAGGACACTGATTTGTAACAGGAAACTTGTGTGAACACAATCTAATGGAAGTCCTATGGTGCAACAGCGCAGCATGTTTTAAAGTTAATGTTAGCGCGGCGTTTTAGTTCATTTAGCATGTGCGTTCATCTAAAGCGACATATACTAAATATGCGCGTATAGACATTACTATAGTAGATCAAGGATCAACAGTTCTAACAGTGGTGTCTAACAGTTCTAACAGTTTTCCCTCTGGGCAAAGTGATCTGTGAATCTGTATATGCAAACATTACAGATTTGGTAGCAGACCAGATGTGTTTGTGACAGCATAGTGCTGTATGTATGGCAATTCAGTAAGTCATGTGATAATTGCCTGTGACACACAGTTTTTTCAATGCACACATTTGAACTCTTGTTTGCTTTGATTCCAAACGCTGCTTTCTGAATGTCCTGTGTGCATGCAACTaaacccctcttctctctctcctgtctctcgcTCCTGTCTCTCGCTCCtgtctctccgctctctctcccctcccccctcccctgtcctgtcctcccccttcccctcccctgtccctcccccccctgcggTTTAAAGGCTGTTAAAAACATGGTGGGGATGGTAAGTGTACCTATAACTGTGACCTCTGCATCCcattccaccctccctccctccctccttctctctctctctctctctctctctttctcactctccattCTTCCACTGATGGAGAACATGTCACAGCCTTCTCGACGGTCCCCTCCTTCATCATGTCACTTTCTCGCATGCCCTCACACATTCCACGATCCAGTAACTTACATCTCTTGTGTGCTTAACCTTAGGGGAAAGTGTTCAGAATACTTTGGGGCCAACATTCCAGGGCTGGGTTCTGTAGTTACACTTCTGAGGGGATTGCAAGTGTTTTCAGGATTTATAAACCCAGGTTCACGTGAGGTTACCGGTGTTCCAGGGTGGTTTGAGGATTAAAAAAATCAGCGTTAATACAAACCTAGCAGGTGGGTGTTGCTGGGAAGGGAAGGCAGGAGACAAAGATACGTTTGCCACTTTCCAAACAGTGAGGTCAGCTTCACAAAGGTGCCTCTGTTCTGCAGCTGATAATCCCTGCTCACAGATCtgcaaccccctcctcccctccctcggtCCAGAccctcagagcaggaggaggggtatgaggagggggggagtgtgtgtgtgggggggggtgttaatCTGAACCACACTGAGCCTGCTCCACACTGAGGTTTCTGTGGTACGGAGAGGCTCCTGGGAACTCAGTTTGACTTCACCCTGGGGtcaagggtgagagagagcgagagagagagcgagagagagagagcgagagcgacagagacagagacagcgaAGTCTCTCCTGCCTTAACAAACTTGGGTTCAGTCAGGCCTCTGTGACGCTGgaatcatcaaatacaaatgtGTTCATTATCATCCAGAAACGTTGGAAGTTATTTGGAAAGAATCATCTACTCAtgacctctctcttcttccctcctctcgtctacctgcccccaccctcctgccccctaTCACCCCTCCTTCTTGtccccccctgcctgcctgtcacccCAGCTCCACCAGGTGCTGGTTCAGCTCCAGACTGGGGAGAAGGAGCAGGACTTCTCCCTGCTGCCCATCCAGGTGTCCATCAGTGTGCAGCTGTGGCGGCTCCCAGGCTGCCACGAGTTCCTGGCTGCTCTCGGTGAGAGagcgacgcacacacacacacatacgaacacacacatacgcacacacacacacgttaactgCCTCACTCGTTCACCTGTACCTCACTACGTTTTTGTTTACACGTTTCAAACAGCATTAGGCTGGATCAGAGGATCAGATGTTGGATGTTTAAGTCATGCACATGAGTAACGCATGCccttaatgtgtgtgtagggttcgACCTGTGTGAGGTGGGTCAGGAGGAGGTGGCCCTGAAGACAGGCAAGCAAGCCAACCGTCGAACCATGCACTTTGCCCTTCAGTCCTTGCTGGCACTCTTTGGTACGTATTGTCGAGAGGGTCACAAAAGAACATGGGTCTCTGGGGTTTGTTTTCACTGGGCCCCATGTCTGTCACTAATCCCTCttaacctcctcttcctctccctcctccccgtccTTCCGCCGTCACCCCGCAGACTCCACAGAGTTACCCAAGCGTCTCAGCCTGGATAGTTCTTCCTCCTTGGAGTCCCTGGCCTCCGCCCAGTCTGTCTCCAACCCCCTGCCCATGGGCTACCCCAGtctgcccttctctcctccctgcctggacAACCTGGCTTCGGACGCCATCTCCGTCTACAGCCTGAGCTCCGTGGCCTCCACCATGAGCTTTGCGTCCCGGTCCGATTGCGACTTCCTGGGCCACAGACCCCGGGGCGGCGCCTCCGCCCACTACTCCGTCCACAAGCACCCCCACGTGTCCCGCAGCCGCTCCTCGCCCAACGGGGCGGCGGGGGCGGCGGCCGGAGGCGGcgggggaggaggcgggggagggaggggggaggaggaggagtaccaGGGCTTCTCCATCATCAGCAGCGAGCCGCTGGGGAGCCACTGCGACTCCCTGCCGCTGCCGCCGGGCCACGGGCAGCGGCACCTccgcggggggcggggggtcggCGGGGGGACCTGCTCGGCCGCCGGCCGGTGCTACGCCGTGTCGGTGTCGTCGCGGGGCAGCGTCagcacccccacctctcccgtCAAGAGCAGCCTGGTGCCCAGTGCCAACTCCCCCTTCCAGAAGGTGGGCAAGGTGAGTAGCTCCGACACCGGCGAGTCCGACCAGTCCAGCACTGAGACCGACAGCACCGTCAAGTCCCAGGAAGAGAAGACCACGGTTCCCCTGGACCCCCAGGAGCTGGCCCAGAAGATCCTGGAGGAGACCCAGAGCCACCTGAGGGCAGTGGGCAGTCTCCagagggccggggctggggccgaGGGCGCGGCCGCGGGGTCCCCCTCCGGGAGGAGTACCGCCTTCCGCTCCTCGGAGACCAGCGCTTTCAGCCGGCCAGGCAGCAGCGCCAGTGGCCGTGCCCAGTCCTCCCCCCGCCCTAAGcccccctcccgctcctcctccctgcagaaGATCAGCTCAGGCTACAACAGCCCGGCTGTCTCCGAGTCTTCCCAGAGGGAGGGGAGCCACCCGtctcccaccctggacagccACGCCCAGTTCAAGCTGAAGTACCCCAGTTCCCCGTACAGCGGCCACATCTCCCGCTCACCCAGCAACGTGTCCCCCAGCTCTGGGCACCAGTCCCCGGGGGGCAGTGCCCCGTCCCCGGCCCTCTCTTACTCGTCCACCGGCTCTGCCTGCTCCAGCTCTGCCGACACGCCTGACCTGGACCGCCTGAGGAGGGGCATGATCGACGAGAAAGTCCAGGCCATCCACAACCTGAAGACCTTCTGGGCCAACGCGGCCGGGGGGCACCAGCCTCCTCACCTGGGGCCGGTGAGGGCCGTGAGGGGTCCTCACGCGGGGGTCTCCTCCAAGAGGGACGTGCTGAGCCTGCTCAACCTGTCCCCTCGACACTGTTCCCCCGCCGACGCTCAAGACAGCCTGGAGCTGAGAGAGATGGGGCTGCCTGGAGGGAAGAGCTCCTCCAATGGGCACCACTGCTCCAACCCCAGGAAGGTGGCCTCCTCGCCCCCCATCTCCACTAGCAGCACCCCCGGTGCACGCTCCATCAGACTCCCTGCTGGTAACGGATACAAGTTCCTGTCCCCTGGCAGGTTCTTCCCTTCGTCGAAATGCTGAGACACTTTAAGACGGTCCACTATACTTTTACCTACCACTTGTTATCCTGTTTATTGGGGGAGTGGGGCACTTTTGGAGGGTCACTATTGGCCCACCCGACTTGATTGACAATGAAAAGGGTTGGAAAAGCCAATGGCGGTGATCCATGGGAGGATGATGAATGCATAGAACGTGTTGTTGTCGTTGTACCCATAACACTGTAAATGGCAATGAGAAAGACTCTAAGACCTgatactgtgtttgtgtgtatgtttgtgtcagGTAGATGTAAATGCCAAATGGGTATTTCCTCCAAAATATTTGCTATTTGTGCGTGGGCCTAGATGCAACAGCTCGAACTTGTGTCCTTCATTCTACTTTTGTTTTCAATCTAAAtataattgttattattattattgtttgttattgttattattattattcatgtttaattattattattattattattgttttgtaAATTAAATCCAGTGTTTCACAATCAGTATTAAGCGTTTTTAtattaataaaaaaatgaacaaaCATGTACCATGTCAAGATGGAAAgagtgaaaaaaaaagatttaatattttttattgaAATCACAAGGGGCATTTTGCCTGATTTCTATGTGAATTGAGTGTCAGCTCCCAAGCATGGATTTTCTTGCTATTCAATGTTAAGTACCATGTATGACTTTTTAGCTCATGATTTTTGACAATTAAACATGAAATTTCATGACAACCATTCTCTTATCATTTATCAGTAAAActgtttcaataaaaaaaaacatgtttgctTTTCTGTTTGATTATTTTGGGTGTTTCTGTCTTGTGTTTAAATTATGAAAGCAGCTTCAGCTACAAGTTCACTGAAGATATAATCTAACCCTTGCCAACCGACACGCTTACCaatagattaaaaaaaagacTGTTCTAACAAAGAAAATCCGATGCATCAAAGCGTAAACTCTTATTTGTGTGGGAAATAAACCGTACTCAGCTTTACCTAAATCTGCTCAAGGAAATGCAAAAATCAAATAGCTTTGCTTAAGATATGAtaataaaaagagaaaaaatgtGATACATTGGACAGATTTGTACAAGAAAGGCTACAGTCCTGAGATAATACACACTTGATAAGTGTTCACAGCAGTCTTGAGAAATTAATTGTTAGGAGTGTCTGAATGAACAGTAGGCTACCGTTAAATCACCGCTCCATCTATCAGCCCTCTTCAAGACATGAATTTCCACCAATCACAGCCTAAAAGGGGCGGAATAAGGGGGTTGTTTATAAAGCGCATGACGTCAGAGCTGGTACGCAACCGCAGCAGGCGAAAAAGCGACGATGGTCCTCATCAGGGAATAGTAAGTCCAATGTTGTAATGTTTAACTTATTTTACTTTACTGTTTGGTggcttattttttttacttccaAGTTATTCATAGTTTACATCTGCATTTCGACGGGGTTGTAGTTGGCTTAACACTTTAATTTCATAGGTTGATAGTATGTGGACCGATCACACGAGGGAAGGGTGGGATTGATCCGACTTCTTTCAGGTCTGGCCTAGTACCGGTTTTGACAGCAAGCTAGCTGTGTCAGCCATCTAACCGTACCTTGCTCTTTGTAGTGTAGTGCCCACTTACCTAACCCGTGTTGACATTTACCATAAAGTGTATTTTATACTTCGCCAAAACACCGGTAACGGCTTCGAAGTCATTGGCTAACGTTAGACAAAGTGATGACGCTGGAAAGTTAGCTGAGAGCTTAGGCTAACTGCATTTCCTCGCAATGTGCCACTACTTGCAGGCTAATGTTTTTGAGCTAGTTCATGAGCTTGTTACTGGTAGATATACCGGTATTTTGCGAGCCAGATAGTCTAGTAAGGTAGTGTAAAGTAATGATGTTACCTAAATAGAGTCTGGAGTACTCTAACAAGCTGTGTCCGTGAGGCGCTTGATTTAGGCAGTGACTTGCTAATCTCTGCTCTGCAGTGAGCAACCAGAGGCTAGTTTAGTTAGCTAGTAGCGATCTAGTTTCTGCTCGTTTGCACTGTTGACAAAACGCGCTCCAACATGTACTGTACAGCAATTACGTTTTTAATACTGAAGTGCGTTTGTTTAGTTTAGGGCGGCTTCTTTCGTCTTCCAGCGGTATTCTGTTGGCAATCGTGTTAACTTACCTAGCGGCATTCGAGCCGGGTGCCAAATTCGATACTATTGTTGTTGAGTAAACAATCGTCCAGATTTGCGTGTTTGTATGTCTTTCACTTAAGACACCAGACCAGTCTTAATACAAGTTCAGGTTTGCCTCTGCCGTTTCGGGTGTATTTGATAAAAGGGTAGTTTATTTGTGATATCAGTGTGATTAAAGGTATTGGCTTTATGTTGTTCTTCAGGTTTCTCGTTATTTCCTTGACTTGAAGACGTGTAAGGCTATAGAAAGCAAAGCAAAGGCCTATTGAAGTAAATGTATATCTAATCAACATGATTCAGATGTATCCTACATTCTGATAGACCCTACACTTGTGTGAGGGCTTGTGGGCCATGTTTGTACTGGCAGACTATGCTAAATCAGTTGAAAGGTTTTGAAACCTGACCTTTTGAGGAAAAATACCTCCCAATGTGAACTTTGTCAACAACCAGATTACTAGTGATTGGAGGGTCTATGTAGTGCAACACGTGCTCCTGCTCTGGGATTGAACATTTCTGCAAGGCCTCCAAGGAGCCAACGGTCTTTAAAGGCTTTGATCAAGGATTTCACATGCAGTCTCACCTCTGctgtgaggggtcagggtgtgtgtgtgtgtgagggagagaataTTCAACCTTGGACTAACACGCAGTACAGAGCCATACAGTCCGAAAACAAATATGGCTGCTTTCAGTAACATCAGGTTTGCCCCCACAAATTCACAGTGGGAGGAGACTAAAAGAACTGGGAGAAGTGGGAGAGAAGAGCCAATGAAAATTAGCAGGTGGAAaaataaatgcacataaaaatGACAAATAAATCCCTCTGCTGgcgatatttacatttagtcatttagcagacgctcttatccagagcgacttacagtaagtacagggacattccccccgaggcaagaagggtgagtgccttgcccaaggacacaacgtcatattgcatggccaggaatcgaaccaacaaccttctgattaatggcccgactccctaaccgctcagccatctgacccccgttCCTGTTCCGTCCACATCCCTCCGTCTGGAGTTAGTGGTGGGAGAGCCTGGGTGTGACCAGCCTGGGTGTGACCAGCTGTGATGTCATGGTCTTCTGGGCCCACCACACCCTGTGCCTGGGAAGTCCCAATGGGGGACACAGACAGGTTAAGCAACCTAAAGGCTTGTTTAGTGACAAAAGGTTATTTCTATGCTCCACAGCTTTTTTtttgaggaaaggagagagtcaAACTAGGAGGTTTTTCCTCTTGACTTGTCACGCACTGCTTTCTTTGCTCCCTGTCTCCTATCCTGTATCCTTGACCACTTCCTATAGCAACACCGCTTTTGTGTTCGTAcccttgttctctctgtctctgtctctctttctgtctctctctctgtctctctctgtctctgtctctctctgtctgtctgtcctgcttTGCTCAGGCTCCTGTCCTCTGAGTTAGGCCTTCACCGCTTTTCAGCTTCCCGTTCGTCATTCTGCCAGAGCTGTAGTTGCTAGGCAGGAAACGTGACCCTGggcccacttcctgttccacagTGGTGACAGCTTTTCGTGTAGCCAATAGGAGTGAGGCTGGTGCTCCTGAGCACTCACGACCCTTCACGTATCCCAAAGCCCGATGGCACACCTGTGAGCCATTAAGTCACGTTGTGATTTATCGCGCAGGAAGAGGAACACGACTCGACCCAGACGTTTGCATCGAACGGACATCTTGTCCGAAAACGCACAGGACCAGCCCTCGTGCCGTGTGTAAAGTACTATTACTGCGCCTCCTGTTCTTCCGAGAGCAGTGTGTTCATgcctctgctctctgtctcttttccagCCGTGTCGTCCTGCCCTGcactgtggaggaggtgagtgacTCGTCtgggttcctgtgtgtgttggtgttaagCTAGTAGGCTCACAACCACAAGCTACGTCCAGAGTCGATGGGTCATCGTGACAGACGTCCCCTTGCCTGACTCATGCAGTGTGCCTGGGGTGTAGGCTAgtcagtggaggagagggagggggggctcgTAACTCACCCTTTTCGTCACTGTCCCGAAGGGCAACATTTACAGTCCCAACATGTACACAGTTTGTGTTTTTGCATTCTGACATGGGTCTAGGTTATTTGCAACACAATTTAACCCCTGTGttatctttctgtctgtctcacaacCCCCACAGCGCAAGGGTTAAAAGAAAAAGCTTTTTTattcgtttttgtattgggtaaagttgtcgcagcacAGCGAtgggtcattgtgaaccttcaGGTCAATGtgacccaaaggcagcacaagggttaagtaaTCCATACAGTCGTGGGGCTCAAATCAGTGTCAGAATTTTAATGTGAATACACAATAGAATACACAATGTTCTAGCTTGTTTCGTGGTGGGGCTAACACAATTCTTGGTGTGGCtgtagtaaaaaaaagtttctaaaggtcgaaaaaagcttttcaaaaaaagttttttaaaggtttgaaaaatattttctacaaaAGGTTTCGAAAGGTCCAACGAACGCCACGTTAAAACTCTGCGATCGGAACCCTACTCGTCATTTCGACTCGTCGTCGCTAGCTGTGCTAGCTGTGCTAGGAATGGACCGGGAAGTCTCAGGAGCGAAGGGGAGGCTAAGGCTGCcatggggaggctggggctgccatggggaggctggggctgccatggggaggctgaggctgccatggggaggctgaggctgccatggggaggctgaggctgccatggggaggctggggctgccatgcggaggctggggctgccatggggaggctggggaggctggggctgccatggggaggctggggctgccatggggaggctggggctgccatggggaggctggggctgccatggggaggctggggctgccatggggaggctggggctatGGCTTGAGGTATCAGGTGAAGGGACAGGCCGTCCCCCGTCCACATTTAGCCCGGCGGTCATCTGCCTGCTGTCGTCGTGGGATCAGACTGCTGCTTCCTAGCTTCTACAGCCCACCTGACCCAAGACCACCTGACCCAAGACCACCTGACCCAAGACCACCTGACCCAAGACCTGGAAGTAACCAACCAGAGACCAAGAGCACTTTCAGCAGATGCTTCTGTCACACTTTAAATACATGTTATGGAAAGGCAGGGTTTGAACCGCTGATTTTCTGATCTGCAATCAGAAGCTCAAACTGCTGTGCTGTGCCTAGAAGACAGTCCAGTCTCCCTGTAGTTCCCTTCCCTCAGCAGCAGCCTGTCTCATTAATTAAACGAGCTTTGGAGAAGCAGGCCACTGAGGGGGCGGAGCAACGGGTGCTTGAAACGAGTTTGTCCAATTCAGGACAATTAGCACGCCTCAGTTAGCTGATGGAAGGGGGCTCATGGTGTCCCGTCATCACAGTCCTGTGTCTGTTCCGTTTGTTATTCTGCATTCTTCCACTCAAGTCACTTTGAGACGTGAATATGAAGCCAGTGTTGTCCGACAACTCTTCTCATGAACGTCCAATAAGATCTATCGCTGTAT
Above is a window of Hypomesus transpacificus isolate Combined female unplaced genomic scaffold, fHypTra1 scaffold_495, whole genome shotgun sequence DNA encoding:
- the ttc28 gene encoding LOW QUALITY PROTEIN: tetratricopeptide repeat protein 28 (The sequence of the model RefSeq protein was modified relative to this genomic sequence to represent the inferred CDS: inserted 2 bases in 1 codon; deleted 2 bases in 2 codons), with translation LYRASALFETIRHEAQHSTDYKLSLFDLQTSSYQALQRVLVSLGHHDEALAVAERGRTRAFADLLVERQTGQQDSDPYAPVTVEHILDTVTSHRALVLYFSMAAGYLYSWLLAPGAGILKFHEVYLGEGVSEGGPDFQDGXGGGGVVSGSSLEQHIASAREALGVESYYSRGGSSSETESEAGDLLDQQFEELNNKLNSVTDPTGFLRMVSRNNLFNRSCQSMTSLFSNTMSPAKEGSLPRRSSGLGKPPLRALYDLLIAPMEGGLMHSSGPVGRHRQLVLVLEGELYLIPFALLKGSSSNEYLYERFSLIAVPSIHGLGANAKTHPRRAGPVSCGGVSMAAVVGNPRLPSSVMDRWLWGPMPSAEEEALMVAELLGCQPLAGPAATKERVMSSLTQAECAHFATHISWKLASLVLTPNPEGGPGGSAGAGVGAAGRGVGAGRGGSGGRGRKGSLGSSYTIPEGLHLQDDGSDVESICDSPPLQEFLLSAADILDLRLPVKLVVLGSYQESSSKVTADGVVGLTRAFLAAGAQCVLVSLWPVPVAASKVFVHAFYTALLNGTKASAALADAMKTVQSSKQFSHPSNWAGYMLIGNDVKLNSPSSLIGQALAEILQYPDRARDALRVLLHLVEKSLQRIQNGQRNSMYTSQQSVENKVGGVPGWQALLTAVGFRLDSAGPGIPAAVFFPTADPGDRLQHCSTTLQSLLGLPPPALQALCKLITASEAGEQLINRLHQVLVQLQTGEKEQDFSLLPIQVSISVQLWRLPGCHEFLAALGFDLCEVGQEEVALKTGKQANRRTMHFALQSLLALFDSTELPKRLSLDSSSSLESLASAQSVSNPLPMGYPSLPFSPPCLDNLASDAISVYSLSSVASTMSFASRSDCDFLGHRPRGGASAHYSVHKHPHVSRSRSSPNGAAGAAAGGGGGGGGGGRGEEEEYQGFSIISSEPLGSHCDSLPLPPGHGQRHLRGGRGVGGGTCSAAGRCYAVSVSSRGSVSTPTSPVKSSLVPSANSPFQKVGKVSSSDTGESDQSSTETDSTVKSQEEKTTVPLDPQELAQKILEETQSHLRAVGSLQRAGAGAEGAAAGSPSGRSTAFRSSETSAFSRPGSSASGRAQSSPRPKPPSRSSSLQKISSGYNSPAVSESSQREGSHPSPTLDSHAQFKLKYPSSPYSGHISRSPSNVSPSSGHQSPGGSAPSPALSYSSTGSACSSSADTPDLDRLRRGMIDEKVQAIHNLKTFWANAAGGHQPPHLGPVRAVRGPHAGVSSKRDVLSLLNLSPRHCSPADAQDSLELREMGLPGGKSSSNGHHCSNPRKVASSPPISTSSTPGARSIRLPAGNGYKFLSPGRFFPSSKC